The DNA sequence TCAGCAATTACCGACCCGTCAACTTTATCCAGACGCACCTGAAGGATTCCTCCATTTACAGACTTTGCCTTTACCTCAACCGTTTTCAGCTTTTCTTTGCCAAAATCAACAGTATTGTATTTTACCCAGGCGCCTTTGCTGTCGAGTATTGTTTTCCAGCCATTAAAGGTGTTCGCTGAATCCACGAAAGCGATGGATGAACCGGTTTCGCTTTTACTGCTGTATCGGTCAATCTCAATTTTGTTAGTGGCTAAACTTACTCCTACTCCACGCAAAGTCGGCGTTACTTTCCGGATTGTGCCATCCGCATTGAAGGATAAACTATCGACTCTTATCGACCTATTTTTATCGAACTTTGGAGAATAGTCGTTGTGATGATAAAACAAATACCATTGTCCTTTATACTCCACAAACGATTGATGGTTGGTCCAGCAGTTAACAGGCGATTCGTCCATCACTACTCCTGCCATTTTGAAAGGTCCCATCGGGTTATCGCCAATGGCATATTCGAGCCGTTCTATTTTATTTTCAACATGCGGAATCGTCAGGTAATAAATGTTGTTTCGCTCAAACAAAAACGGACCTTCTTTCAATCCTTTCTGCGGAAGGTTAGCTATAATCTGCGGCTCCGATGCCAACTCGGTCATGTTATCTTTCAATTTGGCCACAACGATATTTCCCATTGCCCAGTAGATATAAGCCTGTCCGTCTTTGTCGATAAACACATTCGGATCGATGCCATTCACCCCCTTAATTGGCTCGGGAAGCGGAATGTATGGACCTTCAGGCTGATCGGCAACAGCGACACCAACCCCAAAACCTTTACGGCCATTGGCATCGGCAACCTTTTTGTTTGCCGGGAAATAGAAATAGTACTTGCCGTTTCTTTCAACACAATCTGGCGCCCACATGCTGTACGAGGTTGAATCGACCCAGGCCACTTTATTCTGGCTGACAATCATTCCATGATCGATCCAGTCGGTCAGGTTTTCAGACGAAAACACATGGTAATCCGCCATGCAGAACCAGTCTTTTCTCAAACCTTTTCCTTCAGGTGCGAGAATATCGTGCGATGGAAAAACATACACTTTGCCATTGAATACCCGCGCCGTTGGATCGGCCGAGAACTGGTCGCGGACAATTGGATTTTGTGCTGAAAGACTATTTGTGCCCATTACAGCCAGACTAAATATGAGTGATTTAAAGTATTTCATGTGTCTATAATTTGATTTTTAATTGCCACATGGAACTCCCAAATAATCATTCTCCTGCGTGAGAATGGTTTTCTAATGGTCGTTTCATGATATTATCTCTAAAGTATTATTTCGTTTCTTTCACCAGATCTTCAACAGCATTTGCCAAGAAAACATACCAGGCACCACCGTCGATAATGCATTCGTTTTCGCCCCAGAAGAATGGCCAGTCATCTTTATTTTCGAGGAAGTCCGGGTTCAGCAATATTAATCCGGGAACAACACCACCGGCAATAACTGTAAAATCGGCCCGGTTATTTCCATAGGCCATTTTCTTAGAACGGGTTCCTACTGAACTAACAAAAGACAAATTGGAATACGGATGGCAACCCAACACATAATTCAGTCCCTTATAAACATACTCGGCATCAATTATTTCAGGGAATGCTTTGTGCACAAAGTAATTGGTGATCGACCAGTTTATCGCCTGCGAACTTCCGCCCCAGCCACTGGTTATTATCGGCACTCCATAAGGATTACCCTTCACACTATTATCAATTATTTCTTTGTATTTCAGCACGTAGCCTTTCAGCTTGGCTTTATATGCAGCATCCATGTATGGGATTGCAGTAAGCGCCTGATTAAATCCGCTCCTGCCACCAAAAGCTGCGAAAAAACCAGAATTCCGTCCAGTTCCTCCAGTCATCCGGTCAAGCGCTGGCCAGATTTGATCCAGAAACCGGTCGGCATACTTCTTATCTTTTGTGGTAATGTATAACTGAAGAACCGTATTTACATCGGCGCCTTTCCCCATCATTTTCATGAACGGATCTTCGTTTTCTTTGGGATGTTTTGTCGCTTCATCGGCTTCTTCAAACAGTCTTCTGGCACATACTAAACTTCTGTCGGCAAGATCGTTGTTGTAACCTCTTAGCGCACGACTAGCTTCGGCCAACGAGGCGGCAGTCTGATAATCTAAAAATGAACTTCGGTTGGTGAATGCCCAGCGATCGTCCATGGTTCCGCTGGATAAACCGTCTGATTCATACGGTTTCAGATTTGGATTGTATGGAAGATTATCGGTTTCGTTGATGGCATCGCCAAGGTGATGATATTGGTGAAGATTAGGAACAATGATTCCACGAACCGGGT is a window from the Aquipluma nitroreducens genome containing:
- a CDS encoding family 43 glycosylhydrolase, which translates into the protein MKYFKSLIFSLAVMGTNSLSAQNPIVRDQFSADPTARVFNGKVYVFPSHDILAPEGKGLRKDWFCMADYHVFSSENLTDWIDHGMIVSQNKVAWVDSTSYSMWAPDCVERNGKYYFYFPANKKVADANGRKGFGVGVAVADQPEGPYIPLPEPIKGVNGIDPNVFIDKDGQAYIYWAMGNIVVAKLKDNMTELASEPQIIANLPQKGLKEGPFLFERNNIYYLTIPHVENKIERLEYAIGDNPMGPFKMAGVVMDESPVNCWTNHQSFVEYKGQWYLFYHHNDYSPKFDKNRSIRVDSLSFNADGTIRKVTPTLRGVGVSLATNKIEIDRYSSKSETGSSIAFVDSANTFNGWKTILDSKGAWVKYNTVDFGKEKLKTVEVKAKSVNGGILQVRLDKVDGSVIAEVKIPKSSGWNPVEAKVSKFQAGIHNLVVVLKDENRVEVDWVKFE